A genomic segment from Parolsenella catena encodes:
- a CDS encoding DUF4869 domain-containing protein, with the protein MLNAYFGPMPEAIYNTAVYFKNTYRDSWITDPMSVEMIKDVDKSDVVSASLIESPVLGSISPLMLSGGVKTLMLVKFDRTHVFNASTCGDNCAKWLLRIARDRKVVINLHHVMDFGDEFKIRVSNSGAIVRNMTDLLREASNYL; encoded by the coding sequence ATGCTTAATGCCTATTTTGGTCCCATGCCAGAGGCCATCTACAATACTGCGGTCTACTTCAAGAACACCTACCGTGACTCTTGGATCACGGACCCGATGTCCGTTGAGATGATCAAGGACGTGGACAAGTCGGATGTGGTTTCGGCGAGCCTCATCGAGAGCCCGGTTTTGGGCAGCATCTCACCGCTGATGTTGTCTGGCGGCGTGAAGACCCTCATGCTCGTCAAGTTCGATAGGACGCATGTCTTCAATGCATCTACCTGCGGTGACAACTGCGCAAAGTGGCTTTTGAGGATTGCCCGAGACCGGAAGGTCGTCATCAACCTTCATCATGTCATGGACTTTGGGGACGAGTTCAAGATTCGTGTCTCCAACAGTGGCGCCATCGTTCGGAACATGACCGACCTCCTGCGCGAGGCCTCGAACTACCTCTAG
- a CDS encoding P-loop NTPase family protein — protein sequence MLGSYHVKVTRRRGASFRFVVRRNLTVVRGDSGTGKTTLFEMIADHTRLGERSGVSIQCERECVALTDIDWKNQLSGLHDSIVFVDEGLEALGSDDFAREAKKSGNYFVIFSRNELCNLPYSVNEIYRIKTSGKYHSFVPLYKEGEGHRYSLSRALPRHDFDVLVTEDSRSGLRFYSNRFEGSDLRCESAKSNSGIMAWLLEHADEHVFVIADGAAFGPYADRVLKLQREHPANITVCLPESFEWLLLKAAIVGSRDAEAMLADPSSHIESSKYFSWERYFTDYLEGLTVGQPFAYGKDKLADAYMAEANASKVIALIACRNVR from the coding sequence ATGCTGGGTTCATATCACGTAAAGGTCACTCGTAGGCGGGGTGCGTCGTTCCGGTTTGTTGTCCGGCGCAACCTCACGGTGGTGCGCGGTGACAGCGGAACGGGCAAGACCACGCTCTTTGAGATGATCGCGGACCACACTCGCCTGGGCGAGCGCTCAGGCGTAAGCATTCAATGCGAGAGGGAGTGCGTTGCCCTCACGGACATCGACTGGAAAAATCAGCTCTCTGGGCTGCATGATTCCATCGTGTTCGTTGACGAGGGTCTCGAGGCCCTCGGCTCGGATGACTTCGCGCGAGAGGCAAAGAAGTCGGGCAACTACTTTGTCATCTTCTCCCGCAACGAGCTGTGCAACCTTCCCTATAGCGTCAACGAGATATATCGCATAAAGACCAGTGGGAAGTACCATTCGTTCGTTCCGCTCTACAAGGAGGGCGAGGGCCATCGCTATAGCCTTTCTCGCGCCTTGCCGAGACACGACTTTGACGTGCTTGTGACGGAGGACTCCCGCTCTGGCCTGCGGTTCTACTCGAATAGGTTTGAGGGCTCTGACTTGAGGTGCGAGTCTGCCAAGTCGAACTCGGGCATCATGGCTTGGCTTCTCGAGCACGCGGACGAGCATGTGTTTGTCATTGCGGACGGCGCGGCGTTTGGCCCCTATGCCGACCGCGTGCTCAAGCTGCAGAGGGAGCACCCTGCGAACATCACCGTCTGCCTGCCGGAGTCGTTCGAGTGGCTTCTTCTCAAGGCGGCGATCGTTGGGTCGAGAGATGCCGAGGCCATGCTGGCCGATCCCTCGAGCCACATCGAAAGCTCGAAGTACTTCAGCTGGGAGCGCTACTTTACTGACTACCTGGAGGGGCTGACGGTAGGACAGCCGTTTGCCTATGGAAAGGACAAGCTGGCGGATGCCTACATGGCCGAGGCGAATGCCTCGAAGGTCATAGCGCTTATAGCTTGCAGAAACGTGCGGTAG
- a CDS encoding glycosyltransferase family protein: MRFKLANCLLGGDSVFENYPSMLYKTVSGTSSFQFVDNSLALCCGEFDFTTYFNALSITKWIEYTVAKTFYLHLEYKGSSFKLCQRFANSYDLDSQIVIDGEREARASDEWVSLDIQLNPIEFEVLHAFSIKTSGEVCLRNAYYFTDVDRSAIRNVELAIASTTFKKEDYIRKNIRLIRDGVLSSDEPIANHLTLHVVDNGRTLPAEDGDSNRIVIHQNPNVGGSGGFAYGMILAMEQSPKATHVLLMDDDVSVLPESFIRTFNLLSLLKDDYQDAFLSGAMMSLEEPNLRTEDLGFFTSTGNFSPLKPSGYMTNLHDVVETEAYTAPTDSWVDTKQQYAGWWYCAVPVSTIEKCGLPLPLFVRSDDAEYSLRCNPRFMTMNGICVWHNEFRYKYSAAVERYQVSRNTLICQATTGMAPLSDFLKEIHHEVQLDLKKFNYDDAALAVKGLEDFLRGPEFIKHPVAERRFIEANKEKEKLVPLEDLLHQARELGVDLENLSEWNLNCGGPRGKVEAAKDLITFNGQRFVDESKSRKGKVAVIDAAGWVYPSAEIRDVDTLIVVDMANKKGAIRHYDKERFKQVWSRYKKAAKEFKANKTHLYAKYAACRDELTSVGFWKKYLAEADSQ, translated from the coding sequence ATGAGATTCAAACTTGCAAACTGTCTGCTTGGGGGGGATTCCGTTTTCGAGAACTATCCTTCCATGCTATATAAGACAGTTTCTGGAACGTCGAGCTTTCAGTTCGTAGATAACTCACTTGCGCTGTGCTGTGGAGAATTTGATTTCACTACTTACTTCAACGCTCTTTCAATTACTAAGTGGATTGAGTATACCGTCGCAAAAACGTTCTACCTGCATCTTGAATACAAGGGGTCATCGTTTAAGCTCTGCCAGCGTTTTGCGAATTCCTACGATCTGGACTCGCAAATTGTAATTGACGGTGAGCGCGAAGCCCGGGCGTCAGACGAATGGGTCTCTCTTGATATCCAGTTGAATCCAATTGAGTTCGAAGTTCTCCATGCTTTTTCGATTAAGACGTCGGGCGAAGTATGCTTACGTAACGCGTATTACTTTACCGATGTTGACCGGTCAGCAATCCGAAATGTCGAGTTGGCGATTGCGAGTACGACGTTTAAAAAAGAAGACTATATCAGAAAGAATATTCGTCTGATTCGTGATGGGGTTTTGTCTTCGGACGAGCCTATCGCGAATCATTTAACCCTCCATGTTGTTGACAACGGCAGAACGTTGCCAGCTGAAGATGGCGATTCGAATAGGATCGTGATTCACCAGAATCCTAACGTCGGCGGCTCTGGTGGGTTTGCATATGGAATGATTCTGGCGATGGAGCAGTCGCCAAAAGCAACCCACGTATTGCTGATGGACGATGACGTCTCGGTTCTGCCCGAGAGCTTTATCCGTACCTTCAATCTGCTCAGTCTCCTCAAGGATGACTATCAGGACGCCTTCTTGTCTGGTGCCATGATGAGCCTTGAGGAGCCGAATCTTCGGACGGAAGACCTTGGATTCTTCACGTCCACGGGCAATTTCTCTCCTCTTAAGCCAAGTGGCTATATGACTAACCTCCATGATGTGGTGGAGACGGAGGCCTATACGGCGCCGACGGATTCATGGGTCGATACCAAGCAGCAGTATGCCGGCTGGTGGTATTGCGCTGTTCCCGTATCAACGATTGAGAAATGCGGTCTGCCCCTTCCGCTGTTCGTCCGCTCTGATGATGCCGAGTACTCGCTCCGCTGCAATCCTAGGTTCATGACGATGAACGGCATATGCGTATGGCACAACGAGTTCAGATATAAGTACAGCGCTGCAGTTGAACGCTATCAGGTTAGTCGCAACACACTAATTTGCCAGGCAACTACTGGAATGGCTCCGCTGTCCGATTTCCTTAAGGAAATTCACCACGAGGTCCAGCTTGATCTTAAGAAGTTCAACTATGACGATGCGGCTCTTGCTGTTAAGGGACTTGAAGACTTCCTGAGGGGCCCTGAGTTCATTAAGCATCCTGTTGCTGAGAGGCGTTTTATTGAGGCTAACAAGGAAAAGGAGAAGCTTGTTCCACTTGAAGATCTCCTTCATCAGGCGAGAGAACTTGGGGTTGATCTCGAAAACTTGTCAGAGTGGAATCTCAACTGCGGTGGACCTCGCGGCAAGGTAGAGGCCGCTAAGGACCTCATCACTTTTAACGGGCAGCGTTTTGTTGACGAAAGCAAGTCTCGCAAGGGCAAGGTTGCTGTGATTGACGCCGCTGGATGGGTGTATCCCTCGGCTGAAATTCGCGATGTCGACACGCTCATCGTAGTCGATATGGCAAATAAAAAGGGCGCTATTCGCCACTATGACAAGGAGCGCTTCAAGCAGGTATGGAGTCGTTATAAGAAGGCTGCTAAGGAATTTAAGGCTAACAAAACGCACCTATATGCCAAATACGCTGCCTGTAGAGATGAGCTGACATCTGTTGGCTTCTGGAAGAAGTATCTGGCAGAAGCTGACTCGCAGTAA
- the glf gene encoding UDP-galactopyranose mutase, with amino-acid sequence MSQYDYLVVGAGLSGAVFANAARKAGKSVLVIDRRDHIAGNVYTEEVEGINVHRYGAHIFHTSMKDVWEYVNRFAEFNNYVNSPVANFHGNMYNMPFNMNTFAKMWPGVVTPADARAKIAEQVAAERIGEPANLEEQALSLVGRDIFETLVKGYTEKQWGRDCKDLPASIIKRLPCRFTYDNNYFNDRYQGVPMGGYTKMVANMLEGVEARCGVEYKELVAEQPDIAARTIYCGPIDAFYDFRLGTLEYRSLRFESEVLDESDHQGVAVVNYTAREVPYTRVIEHKHFEFGDQPKTVITREYPADWKPGDEPYYPINDARNEALYRQYEQLAAQEGSVVFAGRLGGYKYYDMDKAIAAAFELVRRELGVEPTEA; translated from the coding sequence ATGTCCCAGTACGACTACCTCGTCGTCGGAGCCGGCCTGTCCGGCGCCGTGTTCGCAAACGCCGCACGCAAGGCCGGCAAGTCCGTCCTCGTCATCGACCGCCGCGACCACATCGCCGGCAACGTCTACACCGAGGAAGTTGAGGGTATCAACGTCCACAGGTACGGCGCCCACATCTTCCACACCTCGATGAAGGACGTTTGGGAGTACGTTAACCGGTTCGCCGAGTTCAACAACTACGTGAACTCGCCCGTGGCCAACTTCCACGGCAACATGTACAACATGCCGTTCAACATGAACACGTTCGCCAAGATGTGGCCCGGCGTCGTCACGCCGGCAGACGCCCGTGCCAAGATCGCGGAGCAAGTGGCAGCCGAGCGCATCGGTGAGCCCGCCAACCTCGAGGAGCAGGCGCTCTCCCTTGTGGGCCGCGACATCTTCGAGACGCTCGTCAAGGGCTACACGGAGAAGCAGTGGGGCCGTGACTGCAAGGACCTTCCCGCGAGCATCATCAAGCGCCTGCCGTGCCGCTTCACCTATGACAACAACTACTTCAACGACCGCTACCAGGGCGTCCCCATGGGCGGCTACACCAAGATGGTCGCCAACATGCTCGAGGGCGTCGAGGCGCGCTGCGGCGTCGAGTACAAGGAACTCGTGGCCGAGCAGCCCGACATCGCCGCCAGGACCATCTATTGTGGCCCCATCGACGCGTTCTACGACTTCAGGCTGGGCACGCTCGAGTACCGCAGCCTTCGCTTCGAGAGCGAGGTCCTCGACGAGTCCGATCACCAGGGCGTGGCCGTGGTCAACTACACCGCCCGAGAGGTGCCCTACACGCGCGTCATCGAGCACAAGCACTTCGAGTTCGGCGACCAGCCCAAGACCGTGATCACCCGCGAGTACCCGGCTGACTGGAAGCCTGGCGACGAGCCCTACTATCCCATCAACGACGCCAGGAACGAGGCCCTCTACAGGCAGTACGAGCAGCTCGCGGCTCAGGAGGGCAGCGTGGTCTTTGCCGGGCGCCTAGGCGGCTACAAGTACTACGACATGGACAAGGCCATCGCCGCCGCGTTCGAGCTCGTGCGCAGGGAGCTCGGCGTGGAGCCGACGGAGGCGTAG
- the tagD gene encoding glycerol-3-phosphate cytidylyltransferase: MSHINSVRIDTTPSLLPTSEASGTPGLRRVLTYGTFDLLHYGHIRLLQQASKLGDYLIVALSTDEFNALKGKMSFYPYEVRKEMLEAIRYVDLVIPESCWEQKKRDIEQYHVDVVCMGGDWKGDPHFESLKDMCEVVYLNRTPGISTTEVKSRLENKH; encoded by the coding sequence ATGTCTCACATCAACTCAGTTCGCATTGACACCACGCCAAGCCTTCTCCCAACCAGCGAAGCCTCGGGGACGCCCGGCCTTCGACGCGTTCTCACCTATGGCACATTTGACCTGCTGCACTACGGTCACATCAGGCTTCTTCAGCAGGCCTCGAAGCTGGGAGATTATCTCATCGTCGCCCTGTCGACCGACGAGTTCAATGCCCTCAAGGGCAAAATGAGCTTCTACCCCTACGAGGTCAGGAAAGAAATGCTCGAGGCCATTAGGTACGTAGACCTCGTAATCCCCGAGAGCTGCTGGGAGCAGAAGAAGCGCGACATCGAGCAGTATCACGTCGATGTTGTCTGCATGGGTGGCGATTGGAAGGGAGACCCGCACTTCGAGTCACTCAAGGACATGTGCGAGGTTGTCTATCTAAACAGGACCCCTGGTATCTCCACAACCGAGGTTAAAAGCAGACTCGAGAACAAGCACTGA
- a CDS encoding LicD family protein: MSVAGNIKQFLPGSSRSLHAMHRDVADMHDEMHVEIAEIKRQLGELYRRVEQADNGINMNLNYKYGLLDSSLDAHDAHMKMFAWENYRRGGETLEDAKKRFFRSLPKATGGMRLLQLGCAKLLGEFDALCKANEIPYWINFGTLIGAIRHGGFIPWDDDTDLGIMRDDLDRLMNVVEEESRYRITVVYDKYVHCRQVRFLYADGSIPCFLDLFIYDWAPAVDAAKAERQRELRRQMVDEMEKDERLAFWGECPYYSGEKSALIQGYYDRYLGVSRDEGIICDGGEAKAIVWAIDNLDDDKQHQWSYSLSDLFPTQEMEFEGVKLEAPGNPDVFLQSRYGDILELPKDIHTHFEHVDHDELESGDTNEAMRELLGE, translated from the coding sequence ATGTCCGTAGCTGGCAATATCAAGCAGTTTCTGCCGGGCTCATCGCGTTCGCTCCATGCCATGCATCGCGATGTCGCGGACATGCATGACGAGATGCATGTAGAAATCGCCGAGATCAAGCGTCAGCTTGGCGAACTCTATCGTCGCGTGGAGCAGGCCGATAACGGCATCAACATGAACCTCAACTACAAGTATGGTCTGCTTGATTCAAGCCTTGACGCGCATGATGCGCACATGAAGATGTTCGCGTGGGAAAACTACCGCAGGGGGGGCGAGACGTTGGAGGATGCCAAGAAGCGCTTCTTTCGCTCTCTTCCCAAGGCCACAGGCGGCATGAGGCTGCTCCAGCTTGGATGTGCCAAGCTGCTCGGTGAGTTTGATGCGCTGTGCAAGGCGAATGAGATTCCGTATTGGATTAATTTCGGTACGCTCATTGGTGCTATTCGGCATGGTGGGTTTATTCCCTGGGATGATGATACTGACCTCGGAATCATGAGGGACGATCTTGACCGTCTCATGAATGTGGTTGAAGAAGAGTCGCGCTATAGGATTACGGTTGTTTACGACAAGTACGTCCATTGCCGCCAGGTGCGTTTTCTATACGCCGATGGCTCAATTCCCTGTTTCCTTGACTTGTTTATCTACGACTGGGCACCTGCGGTCGATGCAGCCAAGGCGGAGCGGCAGAGAGAGCTACGCCGTCAGATGGTCGACGAGATGGAGAAGGACGAGCGCCTGGCTTTTTGGGGCGAATGCCCCTATTACTCCGGTGAGAAGTCCGCTTTGATCCAGGGCTATTACGACCGCTACCTTGGCGTTTCTCGTGATGAGGGCATTATCTGCGATGGGGGAGAGGCAAAGGCAATCGTTTGGGCGATTGACAACCTTGACGATGACAAGCAGCACCAGTGGTCTTACTCTCTTAGCGACCTGTTCCCAACTCAGGAGATGGAGTTCGAGGGAGTAAAGCTTGAGGCCCCAGGTAATCCTGACGTCTTTCTGCAGAGCAGGTATGGGGACATCCTCGAATTGCCGAAGGACATACATACTCACTTCGAACACGTTGACCATGACGAGTTGGAATCAGGAGACACCAACGAGGCAATGAGAGAGTTGCTTGGAGAGTAG
- a CDS encoding arginine repressor, with product MHSVAIDAQQEYISTEGSNVKKRFNRQDAIRQVVREKSIKTQRALVEELDTLGFVCTQATISRDIADMGLRKLPEGVYVLAEDLHLQRMVSTLVTGVVRANNIVVIHSQAGTAQGVAAAIDDASLPDIAGCIAGDDTIMVVCMTDAEAASLEQLVNKLRNVHE from the coding sequence ATGCATTCCGTTGCGATTGATGCGCAACAGGAGTATATCAGCACGGAAGGCAGCAACGTGAAGAAGCGCTTCAACAGGCAGGACGCCATCAGGCAGGTCGTACGCGAGAAGTCCATCAAGACCCAACGCGCGCTCGTCGAGGAGCTCGACACCCTCGGCTTTGTCTGCACGCAGGCCACCATCTCGCGCGACATCGCCGACATGGGGCTTCGCAAGCTGCCTGAGGGCGTGTACGTCCTCGCCGAGGACCTGCATCTGCAGCGCATGGTCTCCACGCTCGTCACCGGCGTCGTGCGTGCCAACAACATCGTGGTCATCCACTCGCAAGCGGGTACTGCCCAGGGCGTGGCCGCCGCCATCGACGACGCGAGCCTGCCCGACATCGCGGGCTGTATCGCCGGCGACGACACGATCATGGTCGTCTGCATGACGGACGCCGAGGCCGCAAGCCTCGAGCAGCTCGTCAACAAGCTGCGAAACGTCCACGAGTAG
- a CDS encoding argininosuccinate synthase, translated as MSEKGKVVLAYSGGLDTSCLLKYLQDDGYDVVSCIAALGQPSEERCDIDAVNEKAKKLGAVAAYDVDIRDEFAEDFIAKAIFANGMYENKYPLLSALSRPAICRHLVKVAQAEGAVAIAHGCTGKGNDQVRFELECKALDPTLEILGPVRSWELTTRSSEIEYAQSRGIPVDATKENPYSIDENVWGRAIECGVLEDPWNEAPKGAWAITVDPEDAPDEARDVVLGFEAGLPVSIDGQRMKLYDLIAALNKIVGSHGFGRIDMIEDRLVGLKSRECYEQPGALAIIMAHKQLECLCLPGDVLHTKLQLEHDWSRQVYNGLWYSPLKDALDAFFASTQKTVTGEVRLHLYKGSCTVTGSRANSSMYDFGLATYDKGDTFDRTAAKGFMDLFGLPNRVWAERRVEREKAAGVVAAAQIAAMGQKQAEATGSGEAGAEGTASK; from the coding sequence ATGTCCGAAAAGGGTAAGGTCGTTCTCGCGTATTCCGGTGGCCTCGACACGTCGTGCCTGCTCAAGTACCTGCAGGACGACGGCTACGACGTGGTCTCCTGCATCGCCGCACTGGGCCAGCCGTCCGAGGAGCGCTGCGACATCGACGCCGTGAACGAGAAGGCCAAGAAGCTCGGCGCCGTCGCCGCCTACGACGTTGACATCCGCGACGAGTTCGCCGAGGACTTCATCGCCAAGGCCATCTTTGCCAACGGCATGTACGAGAACAAGTACCCGCTGCTCTCCGCGCTGTCTCGCCCGGCCATCTGCCGCCATCTCGTGAAGGTTGCCCAGGCCGAGGGTGCCGTGGCCATCGCGCACGGCTGCACCGGCAAGGGCAACGACCAGGTGCGCTTTGAGCTCGAGTGCAAGGCGCTTGACCCCACGCTCGAAATTCTTGGCCCGGTGCGCAGCTGGGAGCTCACGACCCGCTCCAGCGAGATCGAGTACGCGCAGTCCCGCGGCATTCCCGTGGACGCCACGAAGGAGAACCCCTACTCCATCGACGAGAACGTCTGGGGCCGCGCCATCGAGTGCGGCGTGCTCGAGGATCCGTGGAACGAGGCCCCCAAGGGTGCCTGGGCCATCACCGTTGACCCCGAGGACGCCCCGGACGAGGCCCGCGACGTGGTGCTGGGCTTCGAGGCCGGCCTGCCCGTCTCCATCGACGGCCAGCGCATGAAGCTCTATGACCTCATCGCCGCGCTCAACAAGATCGTGGGCAGCCACGGCTTTGGTCGCATCGACATGATCGAGGACCGTCTCGTGGGCCTCAAGAGCCGCGAGTGCTACGAGCAGCCGGGCGCGCTGGCCATCATCATGGCCCACAAGCAGCTCGAGTGCCTGTGCCTGCCGGGCGACGTGCTGCACACCAAGCTGCAGCTCGAGCACGACTGGAGCCGCCAGGTCTACAACGGCCTGTGGTACTCGCCGCTCAAGGACGCGCTCGACGCGTTCTTTGCGAGCACGCAGAAGACCGTCACCGGCGAGGTTCGCCTGCACCTCTACAAGGGCAGCTGCACCGTCACCGGCTCGCGTGCCAACAGCTCCATGTACGACTTTGGCCTGGCTACCTACGACAAGGGCGACACGTTTGACCGCACGGCAGCCAAGGGCTTCATGGACCTCTTTGGCCTGCCCAACCGCGTGTGGGCCGAGCGCCGCGTGGAGCGCGAGAAGGCCGCGGGCGTCGTGGCCGCCGCGCAGATCGCCGCGATGGGCCAGAAGCAGGCCGAGGCTACCGGTTCCGGCGAGGCTGGCGCCGAGGGCACCGCGAGCAAGTAA
- the rfbB gene encoding dTDP-glucose 4,6-dehydratase, whose amino-acid sequence MFEPRNIIVTGGCGFIGSNFVHYVVDNHPGVHVTVLDKLTYAGSPANIAGLPADRVELVVGDICDAALLDELVPGHDAIVHYAAESHNDNSIADPEPFLRTNVEGTFRLLEAVRKHGIRYHHVSTDEVYGDLALDDPARFTEETPYHPSSPYSSTKASSDMLVRAWTRTYGLRTTISNCSNNYGPYQHVEKFIPRQITNIIDGERPKLYGRGENVRDWIHTEDHSSAVWAILTRGRVGETYLIGADGERNNITVLRMILEAMGKDPDDFDWVRDRPGHDRRYAIDSTKLRRELGWEPRHTDFAEGLRQAIAWYVDNEDWWHPAKAATEARYKAQGQ is encoded by the coding sequence TTGTTCGAGCCCAGAAACATCATCGTCACGGGCGGCTGCGGCTTCATCGGCAGCAACTTCGTGCACTACGTCGTGGACAACCACCCCGGGGTCCACGTGACCGTCCTCGACAAGCTCACCTACGCCGGAAGCCCCGCTAACATCGCCGGGCTGCCGGCCGACCGCGTCGAGCTCGTCGTGGGCGACATCTGCGACGCGGCTCTGCTCGACGAACTCGTCCCCGGACACGACGCCATCGTCCACTACGCGGCGGAGTCCCACAACGACAACTCCATCGCCGACCCCGAGCCCTTCCTGCGAACCAACGTCGAGGGCACCTTCCGCCTGCTGGAGGCCGTGAGGAAGCATGGCATCCGCTACCACCACGTCTCCACCGACGAGGTTTACGGCGACCTGGCCCTGGACGACCCGGCGCGCTTCACCGAGGAGACGCCCTACCATCCCAGCTCCCCGTACAGCTCCACCAAGGCGAGCTCGGACATGCTCGTCCGCGCCTGGACCCGCACCTACGGCCTGCGCACGACCATCTCCAACTGCTCGAACAACTACGGCCCCTACCAGCACGTGGAGAAGTTCATCCCCCGCCAGATCACCAACATCATCGACGGCGAGCGCCCGAAGCTCTACGGCAGGGGCGAGAACGTCCGCGACTGGATTCACACCGAGGACCACAGCTCGGCCGTCTGGGCCATCCTCACTCGCGGCCGCGTCGGCGAGACCTACCTCATCGGCGCGGACGGCGAGCGCAACAACATAACGGTGCTGCGCATGATCCTGGAGGCCATGGGCAAGGACCCGGACGACTTCGACTGGGTGCGCGACCGCCCCGGCCACGACCGCCGCTACGCCATCGACTCGACCAAGCTGCGCCGCGAGCTGGGCTGGGAGCCCAGGCACACGGACTTCGCCGAGGGCCTGCGCCAGGCGATCGCGTGGTACGTGGACAACGAGGACTGGTGGCACCCGGCCAAGGCCGCCACGGAGGCGCGCTACAAGGCCCAGGGCCAGTAG